One region of Candidatus Thorarchaeota archaeon genomic DNA includes:
- a CDS encoding 50S ribosomal protein L19e — protein MKLTSQKRLAAKVMKTGTSRVWIDPKFQDEVSLAITKEDIRRLVDEGAIQPRQKTGVSRGRARYSEAQKRKGRRMGPGRKKGKHTAVLTGKRRWMMKIRPMRRELKRLRDDGSIEPRVYRQLYLKAKGNSFRNTAHLKTYIADQRLGVK, from the coding sequence ATGAAACTCACGAGTCAGAAGAGGCTCGCAGCAAAGGTCATGAAGACCGGCACTTCAAGGGTCTGGATTGACCCCAAGTTCCAAGACGAGGTGTCATTGGCCATCACGAAAGAGGACATCAGACGTCTTGTTGACGAGGGTGCCATTCAACCCAGACAGAAGACTGGTGTCAGCAGAGGCCGGGCAAGGTACTCTGAGGCACAGAAGCGCAAGGGCAGAAGAATGGGACCCGGAAGGAAGAAGGGCAAGCACACAGCTGTCTTGACAGGAAAGAGAAGATGGATGATGAAGATTAGGCCGATGCGACGAGAACTCAAACGACTCCGGGACGATGGTTCCATTGAGCCGAGGGTCTATCGTCAGTTGTACCTGAAGGCGAAAGGCAATTCGTTCAGGAACACGGCCCACCTCAAGACATACATAGCTGATCAGAGACTGG